Proteins encoded by one window of Gemmatimonas aurantiaca:
- a CDS encoding SPOR domain-containing protein, whose protein sequence is MSGPGFLRDDWEAEGRRLAPLLDSVCAVVVAANVPGVAAQAAIGIARMQGQRRRVAIADLLGESPALEALLTGDDPHGIADSFLYGVSLNKIARPMRDADNVFIMPSGTEPVDHGAVYANDRWRRLAAGFHQVGALLIVVARPSAEGFAELCGYMGALMPVGDTVFPTPPGIPLIAAPPPPPPAPEPPPPPKRESARRAREAAQQDEAGRRNRIIALVLVLGAIAIAVGAMWPQMLSRLPAPVLELLRPGTTVDSTATIVPPTPMDSAPRPDSTRPGQTPGTDSGGLVSDSLSVPTAPPSPPLSVDNTADSAAAARYAVYFATANTRAAAMPDAKVRALEAVALSPVVESGEQWYRVTVGATAFRPEAEALLARLRSQKVIGAGSIVSVPYALRLETRVTPALVPTRLAALSTRGIMAYALRQTDGSVSVYTGAFESPTQASALADSLRAVGVAPVLAYRTGRGF, encoded by the coding sequence ATGAGTGGCCCCGGATTCCTTCGGGACGACTGGGAAGCGGAAGGACGACGCCTCGCGCCGCTGCTGGACAGCGTGTGCGCCGTCGTGGTGGCGGCGAATGTGCCGGGTGTGGCCGCGCAGGCGGCCATCGGTATCGCCCGTATGCAGGGACAGCGGCGCCGGGTGGCCATCGCCGATCTGCTCGGTGAGTCGCCGGCGCTCGAAGCCCTGCTGACCGGCGACGATCCCCACGGGATCGCCGACAGTTTTCTCTATGGCGTGTCGCTCAACAAGATCGCGCGTCCCATGCGTGATGCGGACAATGTCTTCATCATGCCCAGCGGCACCGAGCCGGTGGACCATGGGGCGGTGTACGCCAACGATCGCTGGCGTCGTCTGGCCGCGGGATTCCATCAGGTCGGTGCACTGCTGATCGTGGTGGCACGTCCATCCGCAGAAGGGTTTGCCGAGCTGTGTGGCTACATGGGCGCGCTCATGCCGGTGGGTGACACGGTATTCCCCACCCCGCCGGGCATTCCGCTCATCGCGGCCCCGCCTCCGCCACCCCCGGCTCCCGAGCCCCCGCCGCCGCCCAAACGCGAGAGTGCGCGACGCGCCCGTGAAGCAGCGCAGCAGGACGAGGCCGGCCGACGCAATCGCATCATCGCACTGGTCCTCGTGCTGGGCGCGATCGCCATTGCCGTGGGAGCCATGTGGCCGCAGATGTTGAGTCGGCTGCCCGCGCCAGTGCTGGAACTGCTGAGACCCGGCACCACCGTGGACAGCACGGCGACGATCGTCCCTCCGACGCCGATGGACAGCGCGCCGCGTCCCGACTCCACGCGACCCGGTCAGACACCCGGCACCGACAGCGGGGGCCTCGTGTCCGACAGTCTGTCGGTACCAACCGCGCCGCCTTCGCCACCGCTCTCGGTCGACAACACGGCCGACAGCGCCGCGGCCGCGCGGTATGCGGTGTATTTCGCCACGGCCAACACACGGGCCGCCGCGATGCCCGATGCAAAAGTGCGCGCGCTCGAAGCAGTGGCCCTCTCGCCGGTGGTGGAGAGTGGTGAGCAGTGGTATCGCGTGACCGTGGGCGCCACGGCTTTCAGGCCGGAAGCCGAAGCGTTGCTCGCGCGATTGCGATCACAGAAAGTCATCGGCGCGGGGAGCATCGTCTCCGTGCCGTATGCATTGCGCCTCGAGACGCGGGTGACACCGGCGCTGGTGCCGACGCGTCTGGCGGCGTTGAGTACGCGTGGCATCATGGCCTATGCGCTGCGTCAGACCGACGGCAGCGTCTCGGTCTACACCGGCGCGTTCGAATCACCGACGCAGGCCTCGGCGCTTGCGGATTCCTTGCGCGCGGTCGGTGTGGCGCCCGTGCTGGCTTATCGAACCGGGAGAGGGTTCTAG
- a CDS encoding SPOR domain-containing protein produces the protein MRTLFASALVLLACGVAGGCADRSSRPSGAGASLTIPGGPDPIVLRLARDGGTLTAVRYPELDSTIWRSTSRVPPLDRVIAFGGEDGYLAAIDTGGSPVRIDLRLGTVTTSRTDTVRTLASADGGAIYALTRGGEVTRYTPSGSDWKFRPVHPVDALFSQPDGSVILVGAEEGRVTVRRLRPPNQALSDSVSLKVPGKLADIRRTIAATAGSVGDRVFFAADERVIAIRTRDLGTALNVDLGDPVDAIAATPSGDRLFVAPADESVLRIVDRFEEGVTGRIRLPSPATALRMDPMGRMLLARGTGDSVYVVSLGSDAVLGVLTSAWRGDLPLVMADGSIAITRGDDVALVHPLTLADMRTVTGGAKQFWHTLRWNGLRPRAAGLDQPVQFRNSAPRDTGGVSAAGNDAGGGAHPDSSARADSAGASPPPPPAQPSAFTVSFAALLDERQARALAGRIRIEGQVPRITTADRDGTTVYRVVLGPYPSRAEAERIGRMSGQNYWIFEGSP, from the coding sequence GTGCGCACGCTCTTCGCGTCGGCGCTCGTGCTCCTCGCGTGCGGTGTTGCCGGCGGCTGTGCCGATCGCTCGTCCCGCCCTTCCGGAGCCGGCGCCTCTCTCACGATTCCCGGTGGTCCGGATCCCATCGTCCTGCGGCTTGCCCGCGACGGTGGCACCCTGACGGCTGTCCGCTATCCGGAACTGGATTCCACCATCTGGCGGTCCACCTCGCGCGTGCCGCCCCTCGATCGTGTCATCGCCTTCGGCGGCGAAGACGGATACCTGGCGGCCATCGATACCGGCGGCAGCCCGGTCCGCATCGACCTGCGGCTGGGCACCGTGACCACGTCGCGCACCGACACCGTGCGCACGCTGGCATCGGCCGATGGCGGGGCGATCTATGCGCTGACCCGCGGTGGGGAAGTCACGCGGTACACCCCCAGCGGCAGTGACTGGAAGTTCCGCCCCGTACATCCGGTGGATGCGCTGTTCTCGCAGCCCGACGGCTCGGTCATCCTCGTCGGCGCCGAAGAGGGCCGCGTGACCGTGCGACGCCTGCGTCCTCCCAATCAGGCCCTCTCCGACAGCGTCTCGCTCAAGGTGCCGGGCAAACTCGCCGACATCCGGCGCACCATCGCCGCCACCGCCGGTTCCGTGGGCGACCGCGTGTTCTTCGCCGCGGACGAACGCGTGATTGCCATTCGCACCCGGGATCTTGGCACGGCGCTGAATGTGGATCTCGGGGATCCGGTCGACGCCATTGCGGCCACGCCCAGTGGCGATCGGCTGTTCGTGGCGCCGGCTGACGAATCCGTGCTGCGCATCGTCGACCGTTTCGAAGAAGGCGTGACGGGCCGCATCCGTCTGCCCTCGCCGGCCACGGCACTGCGCATGGATCCCATGGGACGCATGCTGCTGGCCCGTGGCACCGGCGACTCGGTGTATGTCGTGAGCCTGGGCAGCGACGCCGTGCTGGGCGTGCTCACCAGTGCCTGGCGCGGCGATCTGCCGCTCGTCATGGCCGATGGCTCCATCGCGATCACACGTGGCGACGATGTGGCGCTGGTGCATCCCCTCACGCTGGCCGACATGCGCACCGTCACCGGCGGTGCGAAGCAGTTCTGGCATACCCTGCGCTGGAACGGCCTGCGTCCACGCGCGGCGGGACTCGATCAGCCCGTACAGTTCCGCAACAGCGCACCGCGTGACACCGGTGGCGTGTCTGCCGCGGGCAACGATGCGGGTGGTGGCGCCCATCCGGACAGCAGCGCGCGCGCCGACTCCGCTGGCGCATCACCGCCCCCGCCTCCTGCACAACCATCGGCATTCACGGTGTCGTTTGCCGCGTTGCTCGACGAGCGTCAGGCGCGCGCGCTGGCCGGCCGCATTCGTATCGAAGGGCAGGTGCCGCGCATCACCACTGCCGATCGGGATGGGACGACGGTGTATCGGGTGGTGCTCGGCCCCTATCCGTCACGCGCCGAAGCCGAACGCATCGGCCGGATGTCCGGCCAGAACTATTGGATCTTCGAGGGATCCCCATGA